DNA sequence from the Vicia villosa cultivar HV-30 ecotype Madison, WI linkage group LG3, Vvil1.0, whole genome shotgun sequence genome:
gaatatgtctccccctgagattaacaatctccccctgagataaataatctccccctgaaataaatactcgaagaactttaataaaagacttccctgattatttcggtagagacgatcatataagcttctgtctttagagaattcatagcttctgacttctgcttccataggacagcttcagaactagaattttcttagatccctagaacactcacagcttctgattcctgcttccatctaggacagcttcagaacttgaatttctttgatcttctgaacattcacagcttctgatttctgcttccatttaggacagcttcagaacttgaatttctttgatcttctgaacattcacagcttctgatttctgcttccatttaggacagcttcagaacttgagttttctggatctttagaacattcacagctttgaatttctgcttccctcggatagtttcagagcttgaatttctaccgacattacttcatgctagatttgtatcagaacattgttgaatgtaccagagcatcatcagagcatctctacatcctgaaatgttacagaacaaaaactaaacgacaaaagtcagcatgaacgagttagaacatagaatatatgtttgaacacattatatgtatcagagccatataggctaaaataatgtatcagagcaaatagaattttgtcaaaacaaatagacaaatatggatcaaattctattatcagtgcttctgattcatttttctttcttgcttctgatctctgaagcttgacagcactcagcttgcttcagtttccatggttttgcttcttgtgtttgctttgaagattttcttcacttctttatacctgcaaaacacttaaaccatatagaacttgcagttcttgttagtgaatgtgtgggagctttacccagcaactgatagattaatcaaatcatttatcatttatcttctccccctttttgtcataacatcaaaaaagaatatttcaaaagattcagatgtataaaacgacaaataaaattactggaatgtaaatcaaagaaactttttcatttataatcaaaagatattacatgaagatgtttaacaagcaaatgcaacaaggaaaagaaaactacaaagaccagagcctaagaccctagctaagacaaagtctgtgccaacatgccatgaaggagtgaaacgcatcactgactgcttcttgggcttccaggcgaggggtcagggagacttggttctgatgcagatcttccacaatctttatcagagacaacattctcagcgggtgaagatgaagagatttcttcggaatgggttaagggagaggaaaggttagatgaagaggaggttgagtctagaaggaaacaagatgaggaagaagatggagatgatggagggctttcaccagggggttgaaacacacgtctagaatagtttccagataacattgcttcgaatggattcaccttgagaggatcataggtgatttttatctttttgggtttggaaggagatgtttcaacagcttttctcttgttgttttgatcattttcatggtttcctgggcttgatgaagagttcatgatggatttgcagataatgaacagctagggtttgatatgaatgcaaaaagatagagtgaatagagaaaatatgagagggaaagagaagtgtttgaagagtatttaaaagaaaataaaatgaaacgaatgatgaatagcatttaatgttacgtgacgtgaggagagataataaagacaaatgaggtgactagcacagttacctatggtcggcgtcccttcaactgcacgcacgcttatccatgaatagtaacgacaggtttaccatcccgagataaaacgttacagctgttttgctttaaaagaggttctgaatcaacttagacaatgaaacgttagtaataactgaatcataatttctaaaagatttcaatcagaacttctgatatataaaaaataatccattttcatttcagaagatactcatacataagaacttctcatcttctcattctgggcataaatccatactgatgttcttcagaatgaacttaaacctgtcttcagccaggggttttgtaaagatatcagcccattgatggtctgtatcaacaaagtttaacgatataacacccttctgaacatagtcccttatgaaatgatgtttaatctcaatatgtttagcttttgaatgaagaataggattcttagataaacatatagcagaagtattatcacagaatataggaatgttactctcaaatatctgataatcttctaactgactcttcatccagagcatctgtgtactacaaccagcagcggcgacatattctgcttctgttgttgatagagcaatagttgcttgcttcttgctataccaggagatcaaatgacttccaagaaattggcaacttcctgaagtactttttctttcaattctgtctccagcatagtcagcatcgcagaatcctactaagttgtattctttagattttctgtaaactaagccaacattagtagtacctttcagataccttagaattctcttaacagcagttaaatgagattctctaggatctgattggaatctagcacacaaacaaacactgaacagaatgtcaggtctagaagcagtcaaatatagaagagatccaatcatacctctgtataacttctgatctaccttcttacttacctcatccttacctagaatgcatgttggatgcataggagttttggcttctttgcagtctagaagattaaactttttcagaagttccttcacatacttggtttggtgaacatacgttccttctgatgtttgatttatttgtattccaaggaaatacttgagttctcccatcatgctcatttcaaactcagcctgcatagactcagcaaactcctttccaagtgtagcattagatgttccaaaaataatatcatctacatatatttgacaaattaaaatatcccttttaaaggttttacaaaagagagtagtgtccacttttcctctagtgaaaccattatccagaaggaaagaacttaagcgttcataccaagctctgggagcctgtttcaatccatacaatgatttcttaagtttaaaaacatgattaggagacatagagtcttcaaaaccaggaggttgatggacataaacttcttcatctatataaccatttaagaaggcactcttaacatccatctgataaagagtgatgttatgttgagtggcaaatgaaattaatagacgaatagattctaacctggccactggtgcaaaggtttctgtataatcaatcccttcttgctgactataaccctgagccaccagtctggctttgttccttaccacttcacctttctcactgagcttgtttctgaagacccattttgtaccaattatattgaatccatctggtctaggaacaagatcccaaacatcattccttgtaaactgattcagttcttcttgcatagcaattatccagtctggatcttctagagcgtgatcaacagaagttggctcgatcaaagatacaagacctaattgacagtctgcattgttcttaaggaatgctcttgttctgattggatcatccttctttccaagaatgacatcttctgaatgaccagagatgagtctggatgatcttctgacagatggttcttcagaaatgcttagattttccagagaagctgatacttgatcttccgattcttttcttctgagaagctctgcttctgatgcgttgcttcttggctcaacaacttctgatatatcaatatcacaatctgcaaaattatcaaactgctttggtttttcagaaccaagcttatcatcaaacctgatattgattgattcttctacaatcaatgtttcagtattgtatactctgtagccttttgagcgttcagaatatccaagaaggaaacatttttgtgctttggaattaaacttaccaagatgatctttagtgttcagaataaagcatacacatccaaaaggatggaaatatgaaatgttgggctttctattcttccacaattcataaggagtcttatttagaataggtctgatagagattctattctgaatatagcatgcagtgtttattgcttctgcccagaaatgcttagccatattggtttcattgatcatggttctggccatttcttgcagagtcctattctttcgttctacaaccccattttgctgtggagttctaggacaagagaaatcatgggcaataccattttctttgaagaattcttcaaaggatctgttctcaaattcaccaccatgatcacttctgacctttatgattttacactctttttcagattgaatctgaatgcagaaatcaaagaacactgaatgagtctcatccttgtgtttcaagaattttacccatgtccagcggctataatcatctacgatgactaatccatatttctttcctctgacagatgctgttttgactgggccaaacagatcaatgtgcaagagttctaatggccttgaggtagaaacaacattcttggacttgaatgcaggtttggagaacttgcccttctgacatgcttcacaaagagcatctgatttgaatttcagattagggagtcctctgaccagattcagtttgttaatctgagaaatctttctcaaactagcatgacctaatcttctgtgccagacccactgctcttcagaaacagacataagacaagtcaccttctgactcataagatcttgcagatctgtcttataaatgttgttcttcctcttgcctgtaaataggattgagccatccttctgatttacagccttgcaagactcttgattaaagattatatcataaccattgtcactcaattgactgatagataagaggttatgtgttaatccttctacaagaagtacatttgaaatgaaaggagagttaccagactttatagttccagagccaattatcttgcccttctgatctcctccaaacttgacttctcctccagacttaagcaccaggtcttggaacatagaccttcttcctgtcatgtgtcgtgagcatccagagtccaggtaccatgacatgttgtgctttgtcctttttgcagtcaaggatatctgcaataggaataatcttatccttaggtacccacattttcttgggtcctttcttgttagattttctcaagttctgattgaacttgggtttaacactgtaagcaataggaggaacaacatgataatttttaatgtgagtttcatgatatttcctaggttgtgtcacatgctttttggtgtgtgcaatgtgaaaactttgagcatgtgaagtgtgcctaatatcatgggagtggccatacttgaactgatcatacaacggcttgtatgtgagtttcattttatcaacaggttcaagtttgtatggggtttcaccctcaaaaccaatgccgactcttttgtttccagacacagcatatatcatagaagctagctgacttctgccaatacttctagataagaacttcctgaaacttaaatcatattctttcagaatatggtttagactaggagtggatttttctgaatcagaaggagatccaacattatcggataattttaaaagtttttcttttaattcagaattttccaactcaagcttctttgtttcaaattcaaatagctttttcagctttttgtatttgagactaatctgagacttgagttccagaagttcagttagaccggaaactaactcatctctagtaagttcagaaaatacctcttcagaatctgattctgatgtagattctgattcgtcatcttctgtcgccatcagcgcacagttagcctgctcatcttcagagtctgaatcatcttctgactcatcccaggttgccataagacttttcttcttatgaaacttcttcttgggattttccttctgaagatttggacattcattcttgaagtgtccaggctcattgcattcatagcacatgaccttcttcttgtcaaatcttctgtcatcagaagattctccacgttcaaatctctttgaacttctgaagcctctgaacttcctttgcttggtcttccagagttgatttagccttctggagatcaaagacagttcatcttcttcttcagattctgattcttcaggatcttcttctctagcctgaaaagcgttagtgcatttcttgatatttgattttaatgcaatagacttacctttcttttgaggctcatttgcgtccagctctatttcatgacttctcaaggcactgatgagctcttccagagaaacttcattcagattctttgcaatcttgaatgcagtcaccataggaccccatcttctgggtaagcttctgatgatcttctttacgtgatcagccttggtgtatcccttgtcaagaactctcaatccagcagtaagagtttgaaatcttgaaaacatcttttcaatgtcttcatcatcctccatcttgaaggcttcatacttctggattaaagctagagctttagtctccttgacttgagcatttccttcatgagtcattttcaaggactcatatatgtcataggccgtttccctgttagatatcttctcatactcagcatgagagatagcattcagcaaaacagttctgcatttatgatgattcctgaaaagctttttctgatcatcattcatttcttgccttgtcagctttacgcctctggcatttactggatgtttgtaaccatccatcagaagatcccatagatcaccatctagaccaagaaagtaactttccagtttatctttccaatattcaaagttttcaccatcaaataccggcggtctagtataaccattgttaccgttgtattgctcagcagagccagatgtagatgcaggtgtagacttttcactttcatcaaccatcttttactaaagcgtttttctcttcctgaatcttttctaaacacggttaagtgcttgcaccttagaaccggcgctctgatgccaattgaaggatagaaaaacacttagaaaggggggtttgaataagtgtagctttaaaaacttgacagataaaaataaattgcacagttatttttatcctggttcgttgttaactaaactactccagtccacccccgcagagatgatttacctcaactgaggatttaatccactaatcgcacggattacaatggttttccacttagtcagcaactaagtcttccagagtcttctgatcacacactgatcactccaggaacactgcttagataccctctaagacttttctagagtctactgatccacacgatcactctagttacaacttgcttagatcacttctaagacttcctagagtattctgatccacacgatcactctagttccttacaacttaatgtaatcaattctaagagtattacaaatgcttcttgaaagcgttaatcacaaactgtgatatttctcttaacgtttaagcttaatctcactaatatattacaacagcaatgtagtgagctttgatgaagatgaagattctgagtttagatttgaacagcgtttcagcaagtttgatatgagttgttttggtgcagaatcgttaaccttgcttctcatcagaacttcatatttataggcgttggagaagatgaccgttgagtgcatttaatgctttgcgtgttccgtacagcatcgcatttaatgttatacgcttttgtcaactacctcgagccttgttcacgctgtgtctactgacgtagcctttagtagcttttaacgttccttttgtcagtcagcgtagcttgccacttgtactttcttctgatctgatgtttgtgaatacaacgtttgaatatcatcagagtcaaacagcttggtgcatagcatcttctgatcttctgaccttgaagtgcttctgagcgtgataccatcagaacttcagtgcttctgttctcttgttcttctgatgcttccatagacccatgttctgattctgcttcgaccatcttctgatgtcttgccagaccatgttctgatgttgcatgctgaaccctttgagacaaagcttctgagcgctgaattatgcgtactcttttatatatttcctgaaagggaaattgcattggattagagtaccatattatcttaagcaaaattcatattattgttatcatcaaaactaagataattgatcagaacaaatcttgttctaacatagtgtagtgttgagtgtgtgttggaggagagagatgttgagaaaactcaacaccatgTAAACTGACCAAGGGGATGACGTGGCAGCAATTGGTTGGTTGAAGGCTGGCGCGTGTGGGCCACGCGCTGGAGTGAGAGTGGGCGAGATCATGCACGCGGAGAGAGAAAGGGAAAGGTGATAAGTGCAGCCACGTGGCTGGTCTTGATTGGCTGGCCaaatttttatccatttaatactttgaactcaattatttcgttgcaaattaattttttttttataccaaaattcatgatttttttttctctataaatagagacttggttcatttgatttggacacagaaaaaaaaccaagtttttcactatatttctctattattatctttctattagtgttttttttaagttaagtgtctttttttagtgaaatggatcccaataatcattttaacactcaaaattctgctaattttccatttaaccaaaatcccaacaattttcaaaatccCAACAATTATCAAAATCCCAACTATTATCAAAATCCAAATCAATTTTCCAACCAACATCCTCAAAACATACCTAGTTTTGGTTTTCCACCAAATTTCAACCAGTCATCCTCTGTTCCAAACTTTCAACCATATTATGGATCTATGCCGAGAAATCCATCTCAAACACCCCCGTTTAATGGTTATGTGACAATGGCGAATGCAAATTTTCCAAGTGGTGGTGTACCTGAATTTCCCGAGTTTTCAACACAACTAACTATTGGTGGCATGATAGTTTCTAATGAAGTCGCTCCAAATTCAGAGGATTCAACTCCTAAGAGCAGGAAAACTCAGCAACCAGCATGGAACACTGAACAAAATTTGGTGCTAATTAGTGGGTGGATTAAATTTGGAACAAGCAGTGTTGTCGGGAGAAACCAGAAAGGTGAAACATATTGGGGTAAAATTGTTGAGTATTGTAATGAGCATTGCTCATTCGATCCTCCGCGTGATGGACCTGCATGCCGAAACCGTTTTAATTATATGAACAAAGTGTTGGGTAAATGGATTGGCGCTTATGATGGCGCTAAGCGTATGCAAGGAAGTGGTTGGTCGGAGAATGATGTTTTGGCAAAAGCGCAGGAATTATATGCATGTGGGAAGAATGTTAGATTCACTTTAATGGAAGAATGGCACGCTCTCCGTGATCAACCACGTTATGTTAGTCAAGTAGGAGGAAATATTGGCTCAGGAAGTAGTGGATCTAAGAGATCTCGCGAGAGTGATGCATGTGGCTCAAACACTGTAGAATCCAGTGCTCGTCCTATAGGAAGGGAGGCAGCTAAAAAAAAGGGTAAAAAGAAAAGCAAGGAATATGCCTCGGAGGTGGTGGACAAAGAATGAGTTGAATACAAAGAATTCAAGACGAAAGAGCTTGAACGATTGGACAACATAGCCTTGATGCAACAGCAGGCTAACAATATAGCCTTGGAAAAGACTAAAACCAAGAAAATGAAGATGTATCTAAAGCTAACTTCCGAAGAGCATCTAGATGACCGGAAGAACCAGCTGTTGAAAAAGTTGGAGGCAGAACtgtttgataattaatttcaatgaagtatttgtcagtgtagtgtttgctttaattattgttgtttcaatatgtcagtgtagtgtttgctttaattattgttgtttcaatatgtcagtgtagtgtttgctttaattattgttgtttcaatatgtcagtgtagtgtttgctttaattattgtcgAATCTATAtgtcagtgtagtgtttgctttaattattgttgtttcaatatgccagtgtagtgtttgctttaattattgtcgaatctattccttatctgataattaactctatacaataaattatttcgaatccgtcagtggtccaccacccaattcgaatctattccttatctgataattaactctatacaataaattattttgaatccgtcagtggtccaccacccaattcgaatctattccttatctgataattaactctatacaataaattatttcgaatccgtcagtggtccaccacccaattcgaatctattccttatctgataattaactctatacaataaattatttcgaatccgtcagtggtccaccacccaattcgaatctattccttatctgataattaactctatacaataaattatttcgaatccgtcagtggtccaccacccaattcgaatctattccttatctgataattaactctatacaataaattatttcgaatccgtcagtggtccaccacccaattcgaatctattccttatctgataattaactctatacaataaattatttcgaatccgtcagtggtccaccacccaCATCCATTTATATATAGGGACTCATACATCCATTTGTGTACCAATATCCCAAATCCCATCCAATCTACCTCCAATATCACAAAAAAATGGATCCATCACAATATCATTTTGATATCGCAACCTACAATCAAAATCGTGAAATTGAAGAAAATTATATAGTCAATCGATTTAGAGAGCGTAGAAACAAAATATCGGAAGATAATACACCTCGTAGTAGAAAATATCTCAATAGAGATCATGCAGCGACAAACCAAAGACTAATTGACGACTACTTTGCCAATGAGCCTACATATGACGATGCAATGTTTCGTCGTCGGTACCGgatgaaaaaaaatgttttccttCGAATCGTTGGGGACCTTTCAAGTAGTGATAACTACTTCACCCAGCGAGTTGATGCAGCCAATAAAGAAGGTATATCACCCTTAGCAAAATGTACCACAGCAATGCGAATGTTAGCATATGGTGTGGCAGCAGATGCGGTCGATGAGTACATCAAAATAGGAGGTACTACATCATTGGAGTGCTTACGTAGATTCTGTAAAGGAATCATACGCTTGTACGAGCAAGTGTATCTGAGAGCACCAACCCAAGATGACCTGCAAAGAATACTGCATGTTAGTGAAATGCGGGGGTTCCCAGGGATGATTGGGAGTATTGACTGCATGCACTGGGAGTGGAAAAATTGTCCTAAAGCATGGGAAGGACAATTTACTAGAGGGGATAAGGGAACCACCACAGTTATTCTTGAAGCAGTTGCATCTCATGACCTATGGATCTGGCATGCCTTTTTTGGATGTCCGGGA
Encoded proteins:
- the LOC131656365 gene encoding uncharacterized protein LOC131656365, encoding MDPNNHFNTQNSANFPFNQNPNNFQNPNNYQNPNYYQNPNQFSNQHPQNIPSFGFPPNFNQSSSVPNFQPYYGSMPRNPSQTPPFNGYVTMANANFPSGGVPEFPEFSTQLTIGGMIVSNEVAPNSEDSTPKSRKTQQPAWNTEQNLVLISGWIKFGTSSVVGRNQKGETYWGKIVEYCNEHCSFDPPRDGPACRNRFNYMNKVLGKWIGAYDGAKRMQGSGWSENDVLAKAQELYACGKNVRFTLMEEWHALRDQPRYVSQVGGNIGSGKRRNKISEDNTPRSRKYLNRDHAATNQRLIDDYFANEPTYDDAMFRRRYRMKKNVFLRIVGDLSSSDNYFTQRVDAANKEGISPLAKCTTAMRMLAYGVAADAVDEYIKIGGTTSLECLRRFCKGIIRLYEQVYLRAPTQDDLQRILHVSEMRGFPGMIGSIDCMHWEWKNCPKAWEGQFTRGDKGTTTVILEAVASHDLWIWHAFFGCPGTLNDINVLDRSPVFDDVEQGKAPSVNFFVNQRPYNMAYYLADGIYPSYPTFVKSIRLPQSEPDKLFAKFQEGCRKDIERAFGVLQARFKIIREPARLWDIADLGIIMRSCIILHNMIVEDERDSYSQRWTDFEQSGESGSSAPQPYSTEVLPAFANHVRARSEFRDPNVHQELQADLVKHIWTKFGMFRD